The Vulgatibacter sp. genome window below encodes:
- the metK gene encoding methionine adenosyltransferase produces MPRDYVFASESVTEGHPDKLCDHVSDAVLDALLEQDPKARVAVETLAKTGFVTLAGEVTSTANVNFPAVVRRTVNEIGYTDSSMGFDGGTCGILVALEQQSPDIAQGVDSSEQKEQGAGDQGMMFGYACTETDALMPAPIHYAHLLTKRLTDIRKSGEVQWLRPDGKAQVALRYIEGKPVHADSIVVSTQHSPEVSNQEIEQVVRELVIAKALPSSLIDAKTRFFINPTGRFVVGGPMGDSGLTGRKIIVDTYGGMGRHGGGAFSGKDPSKVDRSAAYMMRYVAKNVVAAGLATRCEVQVAYAIGIAEPVSVHVETFGTAQVSEEKIEQAIRRVFGLKPAQIIESLDLLRPIYKKTAGYGHFGRTEPEFTWERLDKVDALRDAAGFTGVRIAG; encoded by the coding sequence ATGCCGAGGGATTACGTGTTCGCCTCCGAGTCGGTGACCGAAGGCCATCCCGACAAGCTTTGCGATCACGTCTCGGACGCCGTCCTCGACGCCCTCCTCGAGCAGGATCCCAAGGCCCGTGTCGCGGTCGAGACCCTCGCCAAGACCGGCTTCGTCACCCTCGCCGGCGAGGTCACCTCCACCGCGAACGTGAACTTCCCCGCGGTGGTCCGCAGGACCGTCAACGAGATCGGCTACACCGACTCCTCGATGGGCTTCGACGGCGGCACCTGCGGGATCCTCGTCGCCCTCGAGCAGCAGTCCCCCGACATCGCCCAGGGCGTCGACTCCAGCGAGCAGAAGGAGCAGGGCGCCGGCGACCAGGGCATGATGTTCGGCTACGCCTGCACCGAGACCGACGCCCTCATGCCGGCGCCGATCCACTACGCCCACCTCCTCACCAAGCGCCTCACCGACATCCGCAAGTCGGGAGAGGTGCAGTGGCTCCGCCCCGACGGCAAGGCCCAGGTCGCGCTCCGCTACATCGAGGGCAAGCCGGTCCACGCCGACTCGATCGTGGTCTCCACCCAGCACAGCCCCGAGGTCTCCAACCAGGAGATCGAGCAGGTGGTGCGCGAGCTGGTGATCGCGAAGGCGTTGCCTTCCTCGCTGATCGACGCGAAGACCCGCTTCTTCATCAACCCCACCGGCCGCTTCGTGGTCGGCGGGCCGATGGGTGACTCCGGCCTCACCGGCCGCAAGATCATCGTCGACACCTACGGCGGCATGGGCCGCCACGGCGGCGGCGCCTTCTCGGGCAAGGATCCCTCGAAGGTCGATCGCTCCGCGGCCTACATGATGCGCTACGTGGCGAAGAACGTGGTCGCCGCCGGCCTCGCCACCCGTTGCGAGGTGCAGGTCGCCTATGCCATCGGCATCGCGGAGCCGGTGAGCGTGCACGTCGAGACCTTCGGCACCGCGCAGGTCTCCGAGGAGAAGATCGAGCAGGCGATCCGCCGCGTCTTCGGCCTCAAGCCCGCGCAGATCATCGAGAGCCTCGATCTCCTCCGCCCCATCTACAAGAAGACGGCGGGCTACGGGCACTTCGGCAGGACCGAGCCGGAGTTCACGTGGGAGCGGCTCGACAAGGTCGACGCGCTTCGCGACGCCGCCGGCTTCACCGGCGTCCGCATCGCGGGCTGA
- a CDS encoding DUF2267 domain-containing protein yields the protein MTREEILENIRKQADLDDDETTIRAARAVVCSLRDRLSPEEAQDFLESLRGDLPELLHCESHPHRRPEKAKERLTEPEVVERVRAEAGLKDQAHARRVIRVVLASLSSRMGGEEEATPGNVARGIGSLASRPRSRREEGEDE from the coding sequence GTGACGCGCGAAGAGATCCTCGAGAACATCCGCAAGCAGGCGGACCTGGACGACGACGAGACCACGATCCGCGCAGCCCGCGCCGTGGTCTGCAGCCTCCGCGACCGGCTCTCGCCGGAGGAGGCGCAGGACTTCCTCGAGTCGCTGCGGGGCGATCTGCCCGAGCTCCTCCACTGCGAGTCCCACCCCCACCGGCGGCCGGAGAAGGCGAAGGAACGCCTCACCGAGCCGGAGGTGGTGGAGCGGGTCCGCGCCGAGGCGGGGCTGAAGGACCAGGCCCACGCCCGCCGGGTGATCCGGGTGGTGCTCGCCTCGCTCTCCTCGCGGATGGGCGGCGAGGAGGAGGCGACCCCGGGCAACGTCGCCCGAGGCATCGGCTCGCTGGCGAGCAGGCCGCGCTCCCGCCGGGAAGAGGGCGAAGACGAGTAG